The Acidobacteriota bacterium genome has a segment encoding these proteins:
- a CDS encoding curli production assembly protein CsgG, whose protein sequence is MRKRIGVAATIILLALFAVPGQAQKKRVAVFDFEYATVQGSVSSVMGSSVDIGKGIADLMVEELVKTGTYSVVDRKALDKILSEQDFSNSDRADANTAAKIGKILGVDGIIIGSITQFGADDKTTNVGGGALSRVGGRFGIGGVSRKESKAVVSISARLVGTESAEIYAVASGKGESTRSGTGIVGNSSSGVGSIDMKSSNFRDTIIGEAVNKAVTTLTVDLNANADKVVGKKVSVEGLVADATGGVLVLNIGTKVGVQIGMKLDVKRSGREIKDPATGKVIRRIEEAVGEVTITEVDATSSVGKFSGAGTPKVGDRIASTQ, encoded by the coding sequence ATGCGTAAAAGAATCGGCGTGGCAGCAACCATAATTCTATTGGCGTTGTTCGCTGTTCCGGGGCAAGCGCAGAAGAAACGTGTCGCGGTTTTTGATTTCGAGTACGCTACCGTTCAAGGCTCCGTTTCGTCCGTGATGGGATCCAGTGTCGATATTGGCAAAGGCATTGCGGACCTGATGGTCGAGGAGTTGGTCAAGACCGGGACCTACTCCGTCGTGGATCGCAAAGCCCTCGACAAGATTCTCTCTGAACAAGATTTCTCTAACAGTGATCGCGCCGACGCGAATACCGCCGCGAAGATTGGGAAGATTCTCGGCGTAGATGGAATCATCATCGGCAGCATCACTCAGTTTGGCGCAGACGATAAGACCACCAACGTCGGCGGCGGCGCGCTCAGTCGAGTCGGCGGACGCTTCGGCATCGGCGGTGTGTCCAGAAAGGAGAGCAAGGCGGTGGTAAGTATCAGCGCGCGGCTGGTAGGCACGGAGTCGGCTGAGATTTACGCCGTCGCCAGCGGCAAAGGTGAATCGACGCGCTCAGGCACAGGCATTGTGGGCAACAGCAGCTCAGGGGTCGGAAGCATCGACATGAAAAGCTCGAATTTCCGCGACACCATCATCGGCGAAGCCGTGAACAAGGCCGTCACCACACTTACCGTTGACCTCAATGCCAACGCCGACAAGGTTGTCGGAAAGAAAGTTTCGGTCGAAGGACTCGTGGCCGATGCGACAGGCGGAGTCCTGGTTCTGAACATTGGAACCAAAGTGGGCGTGCAAATTGGGATGAAGTTGGATGTGAAACGTTCCGGTCGCGAGATCAAAGATCCCGCAACCGGGAAAGTCATTCGCAGAATCGAGGAGGCCGTCGGCGAAGTGACCATCACGGAAGTAGACGCGACCTCCTCGGTCGGCAAATTCAGCGGCGCGGGAACTCCAAAGGTTGGCGATCGAATTGCATCAACCCAGTAA